Genomic window (Syngnathus scovelli strain Florida chromosome 14, RoL_Ssco_1.2, whole genome shotgun sequence):
TAACCTACTTGCAAATCTCCTTAGCAACGCTCCTTGGATACCGTCAAGTGGAGTCAGGAAGCGTGCGTCTCGAAGCGGAAAtaccaaaaacaacaacaacaataaaattgTCACCGCATCAAATGTGTGCTGTTCAAAGGTAATTTTATGGACGTCGTGTGATTTTAAATGTACTTCGTTTGGGCTTTGCCGTGTGCTTTCGTCTTGTGTTTACCCTACCGAGCGGCACACAACGCTGCCACCATATTTAGGCGGGCGAGCATCGAAGCTAACGTAGCTTTGTTGCTTGTACAGCCGCGTTAGCCAAGCTAGCTAGGTGGCGAGTTTAGAGTGCTCGCTTCTTTTAAAGTCATCAAAAGCATATTTGCTCACACAAAGTTATCACGCAATACTGGCATTGTCAGCACAGTTGTTCGTTTCCCTGGTCGCTTGAGCTTGGTTTACCATCTAGTTGGCGTTAGCAAACTGTTGCACTTTGGCTAAATTGCTAGCATGTTAGCGACTCGTTGTAACAACACTTTTAGTTACTTCAAAATATAAACTGCCACGGCAAGTGGCAGTAGGTCGTAGCATCCATACGTCCAGGCAGTCGTttggcataaataaataattacaacAACACTGGAAGCCAACAGAATATTCTGCAAAGACTCAAGGTCTTGTCAATTTCGTTTGGATTCATTCACTTATGTTTTTGTGTTCGGGTTAAAGCAAAAGTTCCTTTTTGAGAGATGTAATGCTTTGCAAGCGTCGTATAAGCAGACACAGATCTTTTGTGTtctcttgtttatttattatttattcatcgctcttatttgttcattgtttgtgccttctgtttttacttttcgtgctgtttacttgtatgtatattgtgtaatatgtcttgtcaccgtgggatagtgggaaacgtaatttcgatctctttgtgtgtcttgacatgtgaagaaatttaaaataaagcagactttgacttttttgactTTGTAATGTTACATGATtgttatatatttgtgtgtgtgtgatttcccCAGCAGGGTGGAAGTGTGACGAGCTGTCGGACAATGAGGATATGAGTGTGCCTTCTAGAGCAGCGGCAAGCAAAGCGGACAAAGCAGGAAGTTCCCACAAGAATGGCAAGTTGAAGACCAGTATTCCGCATTCGCAACTCCGTAAGAAGGAAAACCTTTTACAGTCTTCAAGTGGTATAAAATGTGCTGATGTTTCGGTGACGTTGCTCAGAATTCCAGGACAGTGCTTTGTCTCCGGCGCTCGCCCTGTTTCCCACGAACACCGCCGAAGAAGCCAGTGTGACGGAAGACTCTCTTTTCCAGAAAAGTGAGGCGGAATTTTTGCctttgaggtaaaaaaaaaaatgtttactaactttttgttgttctttgtAAATGTGTTACTTTTGACCTTGACGTCAGAGAATGATTAGTCAGAATTGTCATTATTTCTGCATTTGATTAAATTTTTCAGCGCAAGTCTCGACTTTTCTGCAAGACACGACTCTGATGAGGGCTCCTTGTCTCAGCACCCTTTAGCCCAGGAGACCCTGACCTCCGAAGGCGAGAGTACTTTAATGCAGCGGGAAGCGGACACCGTCGGCGCCAAGGTGTTGTATGGAGAGCTGCTGTCCCAGAGCAACACGTCCACTTCGCAAATGTCCCAAAGCAAGACCAGCGCCCCGGGATCAGAGCGTGACGGTGCCGAGACGTCCTGCCTGGGTGTTCACGATGCCAAGCCCTCCAGCGACCTGTCGCTGGATTCGGGGGTGACGGCTGATTCCAAGCTGGGAGCTTCGACTTCTGTTGTCAGTTTGGAGGTGGACGACTACGCTCCCTGCTGGACCTCACCGTCCAAACAGGCAGAGCTCAACATCGAAGACAGGATTCCAGTACGTGAAAAAACCTAAACCGCTGTTCTCTCAACAATGTTAGCCCAGCAGTGGAGGGGGCAGGGTAATTTGCATAAGCACCGAGAGAATTCTGACACACGCTTCGTTTCCCTTTCCTAGTTGTATCTCCAAAACCTTGGTATTGATCAGTCGCCCGCCGACATCTTGACCCCGTTTGCACCCAGGGGACCGATCAGGGAGCCCGAATTCTCACCCACTGATCTCAGCACCATCAAGGATTCTGCCGGGGGGACGCCGATGAAGAGCGTCACATCATCAGAAGGTAAAGCACCTTGAACGAACTCACGTACATGAAAGGATTACTTTCAATCAATATTTCTAAGGTCCCTATGTAGATCATGCAACATTCTTCATCGTTAACAACTTCTCATTATTTTATTCCAGCTGGCAGCCCTCTGAGAGCAGAGATTTcccaatccagtacattgttATCATTCAGCCAGGACGCTTTCCAGGAAGTGCCATCACTTGTGGGACAGACCGTGacatcatcaccaccaccaacCAACATCCATCAGCTTGCCCCCGGTTCCCACAAAGACCCCCGTCGTGATATTTCAGGTCCCCGAGCTCGCTCCTCGCTCTTCGTGCTCCGATCGCCGTCTTGTTTGGAGAAACCCCAAGAAAGTCCCGCCCAGCCGGCCCGCGTGAGCTCCCTCACCATCGTGCCGCCCGCCGTCGCCATCCAGGACAGGTTTTcgcctcgacgggctgagccggAAGGCTGCAGCGCCGCCTGTCAGTCGCCTCTCGCCGTCAGACCATCGCCGGCTGTGGACGAGCAGGAGCCCATCGCTCTTCCTGCACACCCGCCTGATGAGCGGGACGAGGCTTTGCTGCCGGACGATCTCGAGCCGCTTCCTGAAGACTCGGAGGATCAGTCGGCAATGAGCGACGACAGCGCTCAGAGTTCGCTAACGGTTAGGGTGGCCAAGCTTCTGCGGAGTGGGTCGCAGGCTGAACACATCTCGGACCAGGCGGACCCAAATCACAAAAGTGAGACTCTTTGTCTGCTGTCGCAAGAGTTCGCTTTGTGTAGCTCCCTGAgcactccagttttttttctatcacAAATTTGCAGAGCACTTCATCTTGAGTCTGTCGGAAGGCCGCTTCGACTCGTTGGAGTTGGACCAAGAGGATCGACGACGCATTGAAGAGATCAAGGCGACGATGCTCTCCAACCACTTTGTCACGGTGAGGAGGAACGAAGCTTGTGACAAAACAttggaatttgaccatcaggcttACAAACTCATAGGCATAAAAATGTGGGACTTTAACAAGTTGATCATTTTGAGGCTGCCGTAAAACGACAGCCACAAATTCTCAAATAAAAGGGCTTGTAATTACTCTTAGTTGCCACAAGGTGAGAGCAAAGTGCAAAGAACCTTTATAGAACATAAAGAGGCCTTTATGTTGCAAAGGTATTTGGTTGGTAAACTCACCTTTTGGCGTTTACGTGCCACACATTTTTAATGGTACACATTTATATTGTTATCTTTGTGTCACTTTGACATGCAAATCAGGTCAGCGATGTCATCCACGCTGTCTCAGGTAAAGTTTGAGAGTGGCGTTTACAAACTGCAGTGTGGCCGAACGCATCCCTCCGTGGTGCTTTATGACATCACCACCTTGTGCCCCCCCCCAGAGCGAGAGCAGCACAGACACAGAGAGCACGGCGGCATCTAGTGTGGCGGCGGCACGGACTCCGCTTTTGGACCTAGCAGGCACGTGGGCGCCTTCCTTCTTCACGGACGCCGAGCAATCTGTCCCGCAAGGTCGTGGGCGCGACGGCGTCAAGGCGCACACGTCCATCACCATTGCCGCCCATAAGCGCCCCGCTGcctcctccccgctgccgcctgAGCACCTCCCGCCGGCCCAGCTGGACATGAGGTTCGTATGTAAAGATGCAACTGAACGGGGAATGTTTGCGCCACCTCATTTCGACGCGTAATCTACGTAGGAATGGTGTGGACAGGAAGTCACCGTTGGCGGTAGACGGAAGCCAGAATGCGATCAAAGCGGAGTCGAGCACTGGCCTGGAAGAGCGGGACGGCAAGGAGGAGATGTCCCGGAAGCGGCACATGGCGGAGGACACCACCATCCCCTTCGCTCATGTGTCGCGCGCCCACCTCACCTTCTCGCCAAAAGCGCCCGAGGCAGCCCCCCGTGccgcctcttcctcctcctcctcagcagAGCTCCCCGGCAACAAGTTTGTTCCGCTGAGGCGCTCCTCACCTGCCGTCAGCAGCACAGACGAGGGCGTCGGCCCGTGCAGCCCCCCGCCCAAGTGGGATGAACGCAGACGCCAGACATCTGCTCTACATGCCCCACCTCCTCCtcattgtcatcatcttcatcctccTGCTCACTCTGTCACTACCAACGCCATGAGGAGCTACTCACCTGAAACACCAGGTAGGAGAGCGTCGTCATCACCTTTTTGACAGGATTGTCATTTCTTGTCCAAAGTTGTTCACACACTTGtatcaacacttttttttaattggagcGCACATGAGGAGTAGTGGTTCCCAGAATGAGTACGTGTAATTTGCTGATCATTGCCTAATCAACCATTTGTTGTCCAAGTCAGGGACGAGTGCGCCCCGCGTGCGTCGGCGCCGGCGCTGCAGCCGTACAAGCCCCGCAGTGCCGACCAGCTCTTCTTCATGCCTCAGGCGGATGCCGACGCCTCATCCTCGTGCACCACCATGGAGAGCTCGCGCACAGGTAAGCCAACGCGCAACAAACCGTCAATATTTCATCAACGGGATCAGCTTGTCGGAGCTCTTCTTTTCAGTTCTCTTTGTCGTTGGGTGTTGGTTTTCATATTTCTCCAACAAAATCTTCACTACTTGTAAAATTAATTCACTATGCTGTGACTGAACTAAAAATATTAagaattattttaatattaaaagaaacaatttttcatgtatttagtccttttttaaattattaatttCGGTAGtgcattatttacatttcatttttaatataaTGTTTTAAACGTATTTaaaatttaatatatatataataaataaaaaatataaaatgtatttcttttttatatgtatgtatatatatatatatttttttttttagcatgatgTGAGCAGGCCCATCTGTCTGTTTTATAAAACAAAGTGTCCATTTGGCAGCTGCCGCTTTGTCATGGGCACTGCTACATTATTGATGCGCTATACAAAGGGTGTAAAACGAAGAACCTCCTACAACCCcctcctaaccctaacaccaccaccaccacaaataTCACCTGTGAGTTCTCTTCGGCAGGTTTTGACGACGCAGTGCCTCCGCTGTTCAGCCCCGAGGTTCTGGGCCAGCAGGACCCAGGCCTGGATCGCGGCGTCACCATTAAGCACGCTGAGGGCATCTATAGCAAGAGGCGCAATAACGCACGCACCACCACACAGCCGCCGCCTCAGCACCCAGGTCAGCTGGCAAGGCCACACACACTAAGATTACAACAGTAAGATCACAGTGggagtttgtgtttgtttgtgccaCTAGGTGGCGCAGTGGCGTCAAATGAAGGATTTCCTCATGCAAgccagcgcaacagtgccatgaTAGAATGCCTCAGAGCGGGAGTTGGAGTCCCGCATGAAATGGACCAATCGCCACTAGTGCCCACATGTAGGGAGGCGTGGCTACTGGAGCAACTGCAGCGCCTATCTGATCTCATCCTTTCCACTGGAGGCGCCGATGTGCCACCTGCGAGGATGTTTTACGGCAGGACTGAGGTGAAGTGTCAACACATCTTTTTAGCAAATGGAATCAGAGTCCTGAAAGAACACTctaaaatcctttttttttttttcttcttcaaaattAAGATTATTTTTGTTCTAATCACTTTTTGGGTATTGTAACTATCATAGTGCAATCGTTGTGGTTCCCATTGTGGTGGTGACACTTGTTGGTCAGCAACTCTTTCTTGTTTTGTCGGCAGGCTTGGCCGCAGCGGCCGCGCAGTGCCTGTGCTCTTTGTCCTGCCGACAGAGACGAGTCCAGCACCACTACATCCACGCTGGACACGGATCGCCTCATCCGGGCCTTTGGCGCCCACCGCATCCAAAGCGCCAAGACCTCCAAGAGCTCTGGCCGCCTCCACAAACTCTATAGGGACGTGGCCAAGCAGCGGGAGCAGTGGGAGGGGCGGAGCTTCAACACCACTCACTTAGAAACCACCGGCACTGACCCATCCAACGTACGTTTACTATTTGGTTGAaactattataattatttttattatttaatttctacagtgtttccatttttttgcatttttttatccATAAATCACAATTTTTGTCTTCAATCATAACGTTCAGCAAAAGTCAATAGCAAAGTTTTGCTGAGAGTGGAGTGAAGTTGTGTTCAGGTTAAATGTTGTTGCATTCGGCAGGTGACGGGCGAGTCGTCGTCGACGGGCTCCTACGCAAAGACACCGCAGCGCAAAACCTCCAAGAAGCCCGTCAGCAGAGACATCCAAGCAGGCAAGCTGCTTTCTAGTTTCACATGCTGCGAAAACACTCATGATCAAACGCAGCCATTTTTATGTTGTCCTCATCAGGCGAGGTGGAGATTGCGTGCAACAACATGCTCCGTCGCACGCGAGATGTGGGAACCATGTTCCCGCCACCGGGGCGAGCGCGTTGGAGCTCGCAAAAAGGTCACATGACCCCCCTCAAGCACAAGAAGACTCGAACGCCACCCAAAGGTGCAGTGAACATttgtgtttattaaaaaaagtttaaattcaTACCAATGGGCTTTTTTTCATCATTGTTGGacaacgtttcagcggtgtggtgGTTCATCCCGTTGGACGACTCATCCAAGGAGAATGAGCCGGACGAGCTGCAAGCGGTGTCACCCGGGCCGAGTACCGTTTGGTACGACCACGCCGTGGCCAAAACGGCAAGAGAACCTCTGAAACCTCGACAACAACTCGACGACGACAATGAAGTCGCTCATCGTGCGTCCTCCACAAGCGACCACCAAGTCACTTCTCTGCAGGTTACGTTTCAAatgaacattttttatttttacttaaaaGTGAAAAATTTCTCTGTTGTATGTTGATGGAAGCCGCATGTTGTTTGTGTTGTCCCCCGCAGGAAGCGCTGGCCATGCGACGGCCTGATTTCATCTTGCACTCACGTCAGCGCGTTCAAATCTTGAGTAGGCGGAAAATCAGCGCAGGACTGCCAGGTAATTATttgctttttgctgcacaactaTACAATTTTTATGTTGTTGGGTCTCAGTGGTGGCGTTTTTGTGCGGATGCAGGCAGCAGCATGCCAAGGAGGGCGGTGCCCAAGAAGGAAATGATGCAGCGCACCAAACAGTAAGGACATCCCTCTGCATGCATTCATTTTGGTGCTTGCTTCTTGAATTGCCATACTGTTTTGTTGTTCAGGCTGTGTGAAGGACTTCCAGAGGTTCTCTGCAAGCTGGAGATGGAGCGAAGGGCCGCGCAACTACGATTAAACCGGCTCAACCTCGAGATCTTCAATAAGGTGGGTCAGGTTCTACAAAAATGTATGTCTTTAGGGCatctaacaaaaaaaatgattgaaaaagattgactttttttgttgtctttCCAGAGAATCAATAAACGTCGCTTGGAGAACCGCAAGACTTTCCAATATGAAAAGCTTTGGTGATTTTAAACATTgggtttttaaaaataacttgtgacaatgatgtcatttttagaaatgttgtaataataaaatattgaaaaagaAATGCGTAGGGTTGGCAAGCCACACTTTATTGATCAGCGGCTTGCGTAAGTATgctacagtacacacacacacacacacatgcacacatgtgaacagctccaaatatttttttttttgttacagctaataacaataaaaatgtcattttggagTTGACACATAGGAAGGCCAAAACATAGTAAGGCCAGAGATTCTTGGGGCAGACTGTGCTACCTTCCaatgaaatcattttaaatattttatggaCAAAGTGCAAACTGCATGAGGACGTCCACTTGGACCTTTCTGGTTGTTGCAACAAAAAGACTGGAGGTGTCACAGAAACGCTGTCAGCTAACACTAACTTTGTTTTGATGCGCTAATGTGCAAACttagcttggaaaaaaaaagatctaaaaaaaaaaaaaaaaaaaatccacatttgtACTCTGGTCTAACAAGCTCACACAATAAGCCAAGAGGTGCAAAAGCTGATGGCCTGCTCCAGGCGAGCATAAGGATGAGAAAGATGAAGAGGAGGCTCAATTACGCAAGAGGAGGCTGTGGACATGGTGGAGCTGACGTTGTGTCAGGAGTACACGGTGGACCTGCTCCTGACCTCGAGGACATGGAACCATCACTCGGCCCACCACGCATGAACCTGCATTCTCTTCCTTGGCCTGAACCACACGCAGGCACATTCAAAGACATCAATTacatgcttttaaaaaaaaaatactttgacaTCGTACATATTTTAAAGGTTATTAAATTTCTGCATGTCTGTTGAAGATGAGACAACAAGGACGACTGACCTTAACGAAGGAGGCGGAGGGAAAAGTGGCAAAGTCGGAAGACACCCTGGCGCCGGGCTGCTGCTTGACGACGTGTTCGGCCACCTCGCCCTGGCACCAAAGCGCAATCTAAGTGTGTGCTCATTTGTTTGCGTGTGCGCCCGTGCTCACCTTGAGCCTGTCGAGTGTGTCTCTCAGCGACTGCAAGCGAGCCGTCTGCTCCAGAAGCTGAGCGCTCGGtgtcactgcaagaaaaaataaatcactacggctttttttttttttaaatgaccataCTATATATAGTGCagctttaaataataaataccatgtaaatttatttatttatttatttatttatttatttatttatttatttatttatttataaatgacCATGTATTGTAAGGATTTAGGGAAACAGCAGCACGACTTGGACTTTGAACCACCGACTTTACTGGTCAGTCTGCTCTACCACCACAGCCACCATACTTTCTTACCAGGACATTTCCCAGTAATGTCGACCACTTTGACGTTAGCGCTCATCTGCAGCAGGGTCTCCAGCAGCTGGTCCGTCTTCCTGTAAAGGGCGCCGGAGAAAGGCGCAGGCCCGTCCCTGGATGGCAGCTTGGTGACCCGCAACGGTGGCAGCGCTGCCAGCTGGCTGCGCATTTTCTCCGCCTGCGGGGGGGGAGAGTTGAGGAGAGTAATGGCTTTTGGGGGCGACGCGGCTGCGGCTTACCTTCAACCAGTTGTTTTGGTTCTTCAACTGCTTGATGCAGAGCCTCTGAGCTTCCAGCTGATGCGTCAACAGCGGTGAGTCCACCACCTGGATGCCCGCGCCCGACAGGTTTGCTATGGGGCGTGACACACAGAATGAGAACAAAACATGTAAATACACTAGACGACAAAAAACGAcgacaacaaaatacaaatcTAAGACAACATGACTATGATCAATAAAAAGCACAAACGGCTGAAAAACAGAAACGAATTAGCGTGCAAAGCGGAAGCAGATGGCATGCAAAAACACTTGCATGCCGCTTGctacctttttgctcctctgcaCATTttgtaagagagagagagagagagagagagagattggaACTGACATTTTTCAAAACACTCCTTGCTTTTTTGTGTAAAACACGTGATTTCTATAAAGGAAATGTTTTCAGTGTTTGTGCAACTGTGGAATGTTGCGTCCTCACCTTCAAGGCCAGGCGGGCCGCTGGCCCTCGGCCCGTCACCGGCTGTCttggcctgtccgccgacacgtTGCTTGAGCTCGGCCTTCTCCGCCTCAAGCTGGTCAATGTCGGCCTGCAGGGCATCCATCGTCTCCTCAAAGTCCctatggacggacggacagcgTGAGGCAGGTGCCGGGCTGCCAGCGCCAAGTCGACTCACTTCTCTTTCTTCTTGAGAAGGTTGTGAGCTTCATCCAGTCGGGTTTGGATTTTTTCCACACGCTCGTCTGCATCTTTGGACGAGCTGTCCAGCTTCTTCTCCAGCAGGCTCAGCCGCACGTTGGCCTCGCTCAGTTCTTCGCCCTGAAAAAGACCAAAGGTGTCAGGGACGCGCAATCAAACGCGTTTACTTTTCCTCAAGATTTCTTTTTCAAccaaattttcttttctttcaaaatGTCTATTCCAAACAAAACTAATTGCTGTCGTTTTCAGGAAGGAATATGTTGCAGTGAGTTAGACGACCGGAGAAGAGTGTGATTGTCTTGACAAGTAATCAATAAGTAGCCATGAGTCACCTTAATCTTGAGTGACTTCTTGAGCTCCTTGATGACCGTCTCTCTGTCCTCCAGCTTCATCCCCAAACCTTCCGCGTCCGTCATTTCCGCACGGAGAGCCGCCGCCCGCAGCTCGACAGGGGGcggagcctaaaaaaaaaaaaaaacaccgggCATCAGCGTCTCGTCTCAACGGAAGCATCCACAGGTGTCAAGTCACCTTGGGGTGAGGCCGCTCGGCGTCGTACTCTCCCTCTTGCATGGCAGTGGCCATCTTGTTCATGGTCGCTATGACAACGCAGCATGACTGACGCAGACACTCGTAGGGGTCGGCGCCCAGACGACCGTAAATCTGAGCAATGGCGATGACACGGCGGCATCAGCGCGCCAACTTGTAACGCATTTTGGGAAGAAGACCGCGGCTGACCTGCTCGGCGGCCTTGAAAGCCACGTCCTCCAGCTTGACGGCCGCCAGCCCCTCCTGCTCGCCCAGTGGCGACATCATCTGAGCGCCGGCCGCCGCCACCTCCTGCAGCAGCGCCACCGCCCATGTCAGCTGCTTGCGGCACTCGCGCAGCGTCTCTGACACCTGCACGCAAACGAAGAAGAACTATGGACACGTTTGGAGGTCCCAAAGCATTTGGCTGAGGGGCGGCGGCTGACCTGCTGACCAAAGGCGAGCGCCGACGGGATGCCGGGCGCGTCGGTGCCAGGCATGCGTCGTCGGATCTTTTTGCAGAACTGCTGCACGTCGCCACAGGACGTCTCCAGGTCCTTGAGCAGTACGGCCAGCTGGGTcttctcctggccggcgtgcaggaAGGCCCGCAGGCGGCCTGCCTCCACCCACATACAGTCTAGCGCGCTCTGCGTGAACTGCACCACAGCGGCGTTAGCGGCGCTAGCCAACCAAGCATACTTTTTGAACTGTTTTGCTCTCACTCTGATGTGGTCGGCCAGCTGCATGGTGCAATCCTCGTCCAGCTCCGCCAGATGGATGCTGTACAGTTGCTGCGGAGACACGGTTACAAGACGACTTTGAAAACAAAGTCCAGATTTCATGACTGTATTGTTTGTCCCCCAACTTGTGTTTTTGGGTTGGCCTCAGAAAAAATGAACTTTCTTATTGAAGTAGCGGTTGACCTTGTTGAAGATTGGAAAAGGCCTTGTTTTGCTCACCTGGTAGTACTTGATGGCCTTGGTGAGCGCCTCCACGTTGACGGTCTCGTCCAGCTGGTCCTTGCTCAGCAGCTCGATGAGGAAGTCCAGCGAGCGCTCGTGGACGCTCATTTCCGGGTAAAGCGAGCCGATCTTCTTGTACACCTCCACGCTGCACTCGCACAGCGCTCTGAACAGAATCCGGAGCTCATTTTGAGGACATGTCGAACCACCAGGAAGACACCTGCGACGTACTGCTCATATTTGTGGAGAGTGGCCTGCAGGAGGCTCAGCGAGTAAACCAGACCGCCGGCGAAGCTCAGCCGCTCGCCAGCTGAGCCGCGCAGTCCCGTTCGCTCGGCACTGTTCTCCTTCAGGTCGAACTTCTCTTGTGCTTGTTTGCTGATCAGCtctgcctacacacacacacacacacacacacacacacacacacacaaacacacacacacacacacacaatgttgaGCGCCACAAATGTAGCTAGAGCAGACAAGGAATCTGATTTGAGGGACCTTGCAGACGAGTCTGGGGATGAGCAGCagcactaggatgcagtcatggTCGCCTCCGTGGCGCAGGAAGGACTCTGGCATGAACGCGGTGAGCAGGGCAACATGCCTGTTGGCCTGCGCCACCTCCATCTTCCTCAGTTCCATCTCCACGGCCTGCAGACACGCCACAACTTCAAATGGGTCGTATTCTCAGTCTAATTGTGTTTTCTTATTGGCCGCGTGTCGGCGACCTTGGCGTGGGCCTTTGTCTCAGCAAACTTGATCTTGAAGTCAAACATCTCGGCGGGCGGCTGCTGCTGGAGCTCGGCCGAAGCTTCCTGCTGGCTGGTCAGCTCTCGGTTGACTTCCTGTGGGCGCCCGCCAGAAGGACCAATCAGGAATCGGCAGCGGTGGCGGAGACAAAGTCTGAAATTGGCACGACCTGCAGGTGAGCAGTGAGCTGGCGGTACTTGCTGATGGTCTGCTGGTAGTCGGCCACCGTCTCCTGTGCAGCCTCCACTCGCTTGTCGGCCTCTCGCACGCGGGTCCCGCTCAGGTCCAGCATCTCCCGCAGCTCTAGCTCCGTCTCGCGGGCGTTCTCCTGCAGCTCGTCGTTCATCTCGTTGATGGCCTCCtgcggaagaaaaaaatattcaagccACAACAAATCCAAACAGGAGGCCTCTTCAGATGTGGAAAACCACAAGCACGCACCAGGTCGCTGACGGTCTCCCTCAGCTCCCGCACTTTCTCCTCCAGATCCAAGTTCCTCTCCGTCAGGGTCTCCACCATCTCCTCCGCTCCCAAAGCTGCATCCACCTGATTTTCATCAACATGATCAATTGTATGAGTTGAATACTGCATTCTTATCATAATAACGCAAAAGTGCTCctcttatatatatatccatccatccattttctgaaccgcttagtccccacgggggtcgcgggcgtgctggagcctatcccagccgtcatcgggcagtaggcgggggacaccctgaactggttgccagccaatcgcagggcacacagagacagacaaccaatcgcactcacactcacacctagggacaatttggagtcttcaatcggcctaccaagcatgtttttggaatgtgggaggaaaccggagtgcccggagaaaacccacgcgggcccggggagaacatgcaaactccacacagggagggccggaggtggaatcgaacccgcaccctcctaactgtgaggcggacgagctacccagtgcgccaccgagccgccttatatatatattttttttaaatattttttatatttttgataATTTATTTCCCTCATGAAACAACCAAGAGTGTTTGCCTGCTCTTTGAGCTCGTCGACGGTCTTCTCAGCCGCCGCCATTTCTTCTTGCAGCTTCTCCTTGTGGGCCCTCAAAGCGTCCAGCTCCACGTTCTTCTTCTCCATTTGCTTCTGCAGTTTGACGTGCTCCTGCTTCTCCGACGCAGACAGATCTCGCATCCTGACATCCAGAAGAAACTAGTAAGTCATGAGTTACTAGTACAAGTTGTGAGCAGGAAGCCCCTTCTATGTACCTGACCAGAGCTTCCTTCAATCTGCCGTTTTGCTCCTCCAGCTGTTTGACGTGATAACTGGACGCAGCGCCATCCGAACCTGGCAGCGACCCAAACAAGACCTCGTTGACAACTCTGTTTCATTTTGTCGCCACATGTGAGGAGAAAGGTGGCGTCCGGACCTTTCTCCTCGATCTCATGCTTGAGGATCTCCAGGTCCATGGTGAGCTCGTCCACCTTCTCCTTCATGGAGTCCACCTCTAGCTGCAAGGACTCGGCGCGCTCCTCGGCCATCTCCTTGTCCAGCGTGGCCATCTCGATGGCGTCGGCCGTGTCTGACATTTCCTCCATGTAGCGCTCCTTGGCTTCCAGGGCTTCC
Coding sequences:
- the LOC125980479 gene encoding dynactin subunit 1 isoform X6, with product MSSDGGGGGRPPKVGSLVEVIGKGQRGTVAYMGATLFASGKWVGVILDEAKGKNDGTVQGKRYFTCQDGHGIFVRQSQIQLVDDGADTTSPETPEPGATKVPKRDILDTSKSTKLRGIKARKTAAPRKTTARRTKASRPAGSGGKAPASGSASGSTGEMSSSEASTPAQTPLAAPVIPTLHSPGNPLPPVPSKEEIAMATQEEEALHAQVKDLEEKLETLKLKRTEDKAKLKELEKHKIQLEQLQEWRSKMQEQQAELQKQLKEAKREAKEALEAKERYMEEMSDTADAIEMATLDKEMAEERAESLQLEVDSMKEKVDELTMDLEILKHEIEEKGSDGAASSYHVKQLEEQNGRLKEALVRMRDLSASEKQEHVKLQKQMEKKNVELDALRAHKEKLQEEMAAAEKTVDELKEQVDAALGAEEMVETLTERNLDLEEKVRELRETVSDLEAINEMNDELQENARETELELREMLDLSGTRVREADKRVEAAQETVADYQQTISKYRQLTAHLQEVNRELTSQQEASAELQQQPPAEMFDFKIKFAETKAHAKAVEMELRKMEVAQANRHVALLTAFMPESFLRHGGDHDCILVLLLIPRLVCKAELISKQAQEKFDLKENSAERTGLRGSAGERLSFAGGLVYSLSLLQATLHKYEQALCECSVEVYKKIGSLYPEMSVHERSLDFLIELLSKDQLDETVNVEALTKAIKYYQQLYSIHLAELDEDCTMQLADHIRFTQSALDCMWVEAGRLRAFLHAGQEKTQLAVLLKDLETSCGDVQQFCKKIRRRMPGTDAPGIPSALAFGQQVSETLRECRKQLTWAVALLQEVAAAGAQMMSPLGEQEGLAAVKLEDVAFKAAEQIYGRLGADPYECLRQSCCVVIATMNKMATAMQEGEYDAERPHPKAPPPVELRAAALRAEMTDAEGLGMKLEDRETVIKELKKSLKIKGEELSEANVRLSLLEKKLDSSSKDADERVEKIQTRLDEAHNLLKKKEKDFEETMDALQADIDQLEAEKAELKQRVGGQAKTAGDGPRASGPPGLEANLSGAGIQVVDSPLLTHQLEAQRLCIKQLKNQNNWLKAEKMRSQLAALPPLRVTKLPSRDGPAPFSGALYRKTDQLLETLLQMSANVKVVDITGKCPVTPSAQLLEQTARLQSLRDTLDRLKGEVAEHVVKQQPGARVSSDFATFPSASFVKAKEENAGSCVVGRVMVPCPRGQEQVHRVLLTQRQLHHVHSLLLRN